One stretch of Prionailurus viverrinus isolate Anna chromosome C1, UM_Priviv_1.0, whole genome shotgun sequence DNA includes these proteins:
- the NIFK gene encoding MKI67 FHA domain-interacting nucleolar phosphoprotein isoform X1 has product MAVFAGPAKPFLSLNPQEEAKFQKKVAQSRRRATQRKEKEKLTPGVIYVGHLPPALYETQIRAYFSQFGTVTRFRLSRSKRTGNSKGYAFVEFASEDVAKIVGETMNNYLFGERLLKCHFIPPEKVHEELFREWHIPFKKPSYPAVKRYNQNRTLLQKLQMEERFKKKEKLLRKRLAKKGIDYDFPPLVLCKKKKRSASDTGLQKSTNSQVLSKKKKKKAPCIPGTPEQTVDSQGPTPVCTPTFLEKRKSEVAKMNVDDKDNEIVFKQPVPDVKEETQQTQTPTRSRKKRRRKGNQ; this is encoded by the exons ATGGCGGTCTTTGCAGGCCCGGCTAAGCCGTTTCTGTCGCTGAACCCGCAGGAGGAGGCCAAGTTTCAGAAGAAGGTGGCGCAGTCTCGCCGGCGCGCAACCCAG cgaaaggagaaagagaaacttacTCCTGGAGTAATCTATGTGGGCCACTTACCTCCAGCACTTTACGAAACCCAGATCCGAGCATATTTCTCCCAGTTTGGCACTGTTACGAGATTCAGACTGTCCAGAAGTAAACGG ACTGGAAATAGTAAAGGCTACGCGTTTGTGGAGTTTGCGTCTGAAGATGTTGCCAAGATAGTTGGTGAAACAATGAACAACTACCTTTTTGGTGAAAGACTCTTGAAGT GTCATTTTATACCACCTGAAAAGGTACACGAAGAACTTTTCAGAGAGTGGCATATTCCATTTAAAAAGCCATCCTATCCAGCAGTGAAACGGTATAATCAGAATCGGACACTTCTTCAAAAGCTACAGATGGAGGAGcgatttaaaaagaaggaaaagttacTCAGGAAGAGATTAGCCAAAAAAGGAATTGATTATGATTTTCCTCCACTG gttttatgtaaaaagaaaaaaagaagtgcttcAGACACTGGTCTTCAGAAATCTACAAATAGCCAg GTCTtatcaaagaagaagaagaaaaaagctccGTGCATTCCTGGCACCCCTGAGCAGACTGTGGATAGCCAG GGCCCCACACCAGTTTGCACACCAACATTTTTGGAGAAGCGAAAATCggaagtggctaaaatgaatgtTGACGATAAAGATAACGAAATAGTTTTCAAACAGCCTGTACCTGatgtaaaagaagaaacacagcAGACTCAAACACCTACACGCTCAAGGAAAAAAAGACGAAGAAAAGGCAATCAGTGA
- the NIFK gene encoding MKI67 FHA domain-interacting nucleolar phosphoprotein isoform X2 — MAVFAGPAKPFLSLNPQEEAKFQKKVAQSRRRATQRKEKEKLTPGVIYVGHLPPALYETQIRAYFSQFGTVTRFRLSRSKRTGNSKGYAFVEFASEDVAKIVGETMNNYLFGERLLKCHFIPPEKVHEELFREWHIPFKKPSYPAVKRYNQNRTLLQKLQMEERFKKKEKLLRKRLAKKGIDYDFPPLVLSKKKKKKAPCIPGTPEQTVDSQGPTPVCTPTFLEKRKSEVAKMNVDDKDNEIVFKQPVPDVKEETQQTQTPTRSRKKRRRKGNQ; from the exons ATGGCGGTCTTTGCAGGCCCGGCTAAGCCGTTTCTGTCGCTGAACCCGCAGGAGGAGGCCAAGTTTCAGAAGAAGGTGGCGCAGTCTCGCCGGCGCGCAACCCAG cgaaaggagaaagagaaacttacTCCTGGAGTAATCTATGTGGGCCACTTACCTCCAGCACTTTACGAAACCCAGATCCGAGCATATTTCTCCCAGTTTGGCACTGTTACGAGATTCAGACTGTCCAGAAGTAAACGG ACTGGAAATAGTAAAGGCTACGCGTTTGTGGAGTTTGCGTCTGAAGATGTTGCCAAGATAGTTGGTGAAACAATGAACAACTACCTTTTTGGTGAAAGACTCTTGAAGT GTCATTTTATACCACCTGAAAAGGTACACGAAGAACTTTTCAGAGAGTGGCATATTCCATTTAAAAAGCCATCCTATCCAGCAGTGAAACGGTATAATCAGAATCGGACACTTCTTCAAAAGCTACAGATGGAGGAGcgatttaaaaagaaggaaaagttacTCAGGAAGAGATTAGCCAAAAAAGGAATTGATTATGATTTTCCTCCACTG GTCTtatcaaagaagaagaagaaaaaagctccGTGCATTCCTGGCACCCCTGAGCAGACTGTGGATAGCCAG GGCCCCACACCAGTTTGCACACCAACATTTTTGGAGAAGCGAAAATCggaagtggctaaaatgaatgtTGACGATAAAGATAACGAAATAGTTTTCAAACAGCCTGTACCTGatgtaaaagaagaaacacagcAGACTCAAACACCTACACGCTCAAGGAAAAAAAGACGAAGAAAAGGCAATCAGTGA